The genome window TGTCTAGCGGGGCTCAGGAACAGGGTCCCGTCCACCAGGGGGAACTGTTCAAAGACAGGCAGGGTGCGGTGGCACAGGGCACAGTTGACCATGTTCCTGTGGCTGGCGCTCAGAGCCGACAGGATGTACCTCCTCAGGTCCTCTCCCTGGCCCGCCTGGGCATCATCCTCCATACGTACGTGGTAGGTGTTCAGCTTGTGTCTGGGAATGTGGGTCAGCAGCTCTGTGAGGTCCAGCCTTCGCAGGAACTGCACTGGGTTGTCCCCCAGGGTGAGTCTGGGCAGAGGCAAGATGGTGTGATCCAGGTGGCCTCCGCGACCCAGCATGCCGCTTGACAGCATGTGCTTCCGGTGACTATCCATGTGCACTGCATTCTTCAGGAACTCCCCCAGGTGCCGGGAGTTGCGGGGCCCTGCGAAGGCGGGcggggagaagaaggagaagccTAACGGAGGGGACTGGCCTGGGGACTCAGAGGGTGAGCGGGGCCCCAGGCTGCTTGCACAGAACAGCCCTACGTGTCCCCTCTCTTGAGAGTTCTGCCGATCCACTGACTGTCGGCGAGGCAGCTCCTGACTTGCTCTGTGAGCCAGCTTACTGCCCCCATGTAACTTGCCCCTCTTAGGGTCATCAGGCAGATCCAACCCGCCTCCACATGCACCCCCTCCAGCTCCAGTTGAGCTGCTCAACTTCCCCAGGCTCTTCTCCAGAGGGATCTTCTTCTTTACATCTGTCATGCGCTTCACCTGGTACCAGTTTGTGTCTTTCTTAAGGTGGCCCTGGCCGCAGCGGCAGGAGCAGAAGCGGAAGGCCAGGTCGTATCCCTTCTTAGTCCACATGTTCTGCCGGCACTGCTTCTCGTTCCAGCTTCGGGCCCTTCCAATGCAGTTGAACTGGACCAGGATGCTGCTCTCCCACTCATAGAAGCACTGCAAGTGCATCCAGTTGCCATAGGGGCAGCTATCACTGTTGCACACTACACGTTGATAGTCATCCTTCTCAAGGTCAATGTCTCTGGCCAGACTGCACACAAGAGGGGTAGCACAGGGGGCCTCTGCTGGACACAAAACAAAAGAGTTACTATATCACTCATAACTATATTATAACATCTTCATACAACGTATGACTtgaaaataaaaacaaacatGAGTTTTGAGGCACAAAATTCACTTTGGACATATCACAGAACAACAAAACGATATTAAACATAATAGATTCATTTCATTCATGCTGTAAAGACTAACTCCTGTGAATGCAATGTTGACAATATTCCATGCTGTTAGTGAACGATTCAGGACTGAAACATCAATGCAGAGCCTGTCTGGAACTTATCATTAAACAGTAATGGACTGTGTGAACATTCAAAAATAAGAAGAATGTTAATGGAATCTGTGTTATCTTGCAACATAAGAGCCATCATCACTGAGCATGGATCACTGAGAAAGGCCGTCTGAATACACATCAGACAGGGAAACCCATCAGTACAGCCAAGTGAGTGGGGAAGTAGTCCAACGAATAGATTTAATGAAAATGTGGCCTTCAACGATTCAGGGGAGACCTTTAATGAAGTAATTAAAGTAGCACTACACTcatagaaaaaagggttccaaaagggttctttggctgtccccataggggaaccgtttttggttccaggtgtaaccggtgtgaaatggctagctggtTAGCAGGGTgctcgctaatagcgtttcaatctgtgacgtcactcgctctgagacttgaagtaatggtttcccttgctctgcggcttttgtggagcgataggtaactgTTGTCGatatgtgcagagggtccctggttagagcccaggtaggggcgaggagagggacggaagtaGCACTGTTACACAGGTACAACCCTttcgggttccatgtagaacccactGTGGAAATGGCTCTACTTTGAACCCAAAACGGTTCTACATGTAACCAAAAGGGTTAtagctggaaccaaaaagggttattcaggTTCTagatcagcctggtctcatagactagacatcacatagtaaatgtaaatccagtACAGTaaaatttgtacaatatgttacgtttggtatgggtACAtgagacagaaggttacttaaggcaaaaatgaaagtAGGTTGGCTCGTCGCGGGTGGACGTATAATGCGAGGATGGGTAGACGTATAATGCGAACATCTACCAACCCAAATGCTGCATGTTCGAATctaatcacggacaactttagcaactactcactactttttagctactttgcaactacatAGCATGTcaactaacccttcccctaaccctttcaACTAACtcataaccttaacccctagctaacgttagacacATAGCCACCGTTAGCCAAAAACAATTGGAATTCGTCAAATATTATACATTTAGCAAATTTGTTACATATTGTACGAATttcaatttgtaacatatcatacaaaatggatgatagacatccacaaatgaatacatactatacgaaacatatcatactaagacaaatgtaaatccgggacactccaattagtatgattTGTGAATGTCCGTCAACCACTTCAAattatgttatgaattacaattcgtatatattacgaattgcaatttgttcaatgTTATGAATTTGCGAGGTGtataatatgttacaaattccaatttgctgtggctaatgttagctaggtggctaaatggataacgttaacgttagctaggggttaaggttaggggacgggttagctaacatgataagtagctaaaaagtagtaagtagttgcacagctaattagctcaaatgctaaagttgccatgatgagatttgaacacgtAACCTTTGGGTTGTTAGACGTtggggttagctaacatgctaagcagttgcaaagttgctaattagttaAAATagtctgtgatgagattcgaacacgcaacctttgagTTGCTACATGTTCGCGTTATAGGCTCACCCATCCACCCCGATCAATCACTTTACTTTCGTTTACCGCCTAAAACAACATTCGGTCTTATGTAGGGCGGTTACCAAAGGTAACTTAACATACTCATTGACGTATACCGGATATACGTTTATTATGTTACTCTAGTCTAAGAGACCAGGCTGAATATGTGCATCGTGATATGGCAGTGCATGGAGCTCCATGTCAACGCATCATTAAATTACAAATGCATAATGCTAGTTGCCAATAAAGCAATAACACGTGAGTTAGGTACAGTCGATGACAACAATGATATGTGAAGCAACGTAAGCTTATGTCGTCTCGTGCGTATGCAATAAAATCCATTGCAATAACTTGTCACGCATGTTTTGACACAATTTCACACTTACCACTTGTATGCTCGTGTAACCGTGCAGCTGTAGCCCCCAATAAGGTTGTTACCCCTGGTGCTCCCACTGTTGCGGCAGCACTGGCTCCATTTTCTTGCTCATCTCCACTACTATTAGTGCGTTTATTTCTCTTCCCCTTGTTGCTTTTCTGGTTGGGCATTTTACTGATCCTGATATGAATAATTTCAAACTATAAACGACTGTCTGACATTTCTGCGGGttccatttgaatcccacttcaAATGCACTGATTCTCTCTTCTTGATTGCAGGTGGTACTGTTTTTGCAGCTATATCACCATCTAGATTTCTGCAGTTGTGACAGTAAAGGTAACCTACGAAGAAGGCGTGTCCGTTTCTTGTTTTGATTCCTGCTTTGAATGTAGATCGGTCAGGCGCTGTTCTGTTTTCCTCCTGCCTCCATGACGAAACATGGCCCCGCCCCCCGACCCATTGCTGTAAGTTATTATTAGATCTAGCAAGGGAGTCCCAAGTAAAGGGGCCTGGTAGGAAGGGGAATCCACGGTAATACCTCAGGATCAAGTCAATGCTTTATCTGGTTTATCTGAGGCTACAGTTGCAGTCATAATCTTCTATGGCTTTGCCAACAATAGATTGATTGAGTGCAGACTTAGTCTGCAGTTGCATGGTCTCCTATCCTTTTCATGAATACAAATGTTcttcaataatacagtagaggCAGAGTGCAATGTAATAACACAGCATAAGGCTACAAAAAGATAGATGTATGCAATGCATCTGTTGTATTGGGCTAATAATCAGGCTGCAAAGTAAAGGTTGGTACTTTATTCACCATCCTCAGAACCCCCCATTGATTTCTTAGGAATGTATTATTGCCATTATAAGAAGACAATGATGAAGTTTGGAAAGGAACTGCACTTCGATGAAGTTTGATAATGATCATACTGTAAATGCATTGTATTAGTTCAGAGAAATTGTACATTGCTAAATTTgtcattgtttttatttattttcctacCCATTTTCTTGAAGAATTACAATTGCTTCCCATTTCTTTCCTACCAGAGCACAATACTAAGTATGTGATTCCTTGAATAACAGTAACACCATGCATCGGAAAAACTAAAATGCAAGTGCTTCAAAAGAGGCTTTTGCAAAAGCAGTATGTGCAAAGGTCTCTCTTGAAGCACTTGCTATCTTAGTTTTTCTAAGGAATTCCACACGAGGTAGCAAAATTACCATTTAAACAATCAATTAAATGGCCATTTAGTGATTCCTGTAAGGGTTGAAACAGGAGGAATTTGTTTCCTAAGAAGTCTACGTATTTCATCCCCTAGAAATACAATATTTGTATTCCTAAGAATTTATAAAATGTTGATTTATGATCCCTAGTAGATGCAATAGTAAAGCCTCAAAGAAACGCTTGACTTATCACCTGAATAATGATAACCATCAGCTTCATTCTTGTAGGAGTGTGTTATCAACATTGTCATGGACACCTTGCAGGAGCAGCTCCCCTTCAAATGCGATGATCTTTTCCCTCTTGGCAGCCCTCAGAAAGATATTGGCAGCCCTCAGAATCCCAACCAAAGCCTCAAAGATATTGGTGCACTTATCGTCATTG of Salvelinus namaycush isolate Seneca chromosome 29, SaNama_1.0, whole genome shotgun sequence contains these proteins:
- the LOC120024548 gene encoding headcase protein homolog translates to MPNQKSNKGKRNKRTNSSGDEQENGASAAATVGAPGVTTLLGATAARLHEHTSEAPCATPLVCSLARDIDLEKDDYQRVVCNSDSCPYGNWMHLQCFYEWESSILVQFNCIGRARSWNEKQCRQNMWTKKGYDLAFRFCSCRCGQGHLKKDTNWYQVKRMTDVKKKIPLEKSLGKLSSSTGAGGGACGGGLDLPDDPKRGKLHGGSKLAHRASQELPRRQSVDRQNSQERGHVGLFCASSLGPRSPSESPGQSPPLGFSFFSPPAFAGPRNSRHLGEFLKNAVHMDSHRKHMLSSGMLGRGGHLDHTILPLPRLTLGDNPVQFLRRLDLTELLTHIPRHKLNTYHVRMEDDAQAGQGEDLRRYILSALSASHRNMVNCALCHRTLPVFEQFPLVDGTLFLSPARHDEIEYDVPCHLQGRLMHLYAICVDCLEGVHKIVCIKCKSRWDGSWHQLGTMYTYDILAATPCCQARLNCKHCGKPVIDVRVGMQYFSEYSNVQQCPHCGNLDYHFVKPFSSFKVLEAY